TTTATTGCGACCATAAAAGTGACTGGCCCTTCATGCTCCTTAAACATCCTTACGGCTTAAAGGAATTGGCACCGTCATGAAGTAAggttttgtatattttcagtTAACTTCCTTCTATAGTCGGTCACGTTTTTAGCTGAAATTAAATTCGTTTGTCCAAATTAGATCctataagaaaattaacaattacCAGAATAGTTACCTAAAGAATCAGTTTCATCTTTAAAGTGTGTCGTGCGAGTGAAGTTGAAGCAAAGAAGAAAAGCATAATTTGTCTATAGATTTATATAGTTACCGACATGGAAAcgtggaaaaaaatgtgtatctGGATGTCGATGATCATTTTTGTAAGTATTTTTCGTGGTTTTACCTTATTCTTACAGATCAGTTCGACCAGCACAGATCTCTGTCATCAGGTATTACTTGATGACtttaataagaatttcaatttccagAGAAGTTGGCAATCCATTATTGCAATGCCAATTTTAACactaaaaatatacagttcTTCGTCTCCATAGTCGTAAATCAACTCACAAAGTGAGTACAGATTTGCGGTTTACGTGGAGGCTGAGACCTATCCCCATGATATAGTCAAAAGAGTCTTGGAAGAAAACTAGGCCCTAAAAGAGATTTTTGGCAAAGATGAGGTAAAACAGTCAAATAATCCTTTCCCAACAAAAAAAGTATCTACAATCCGATTTATaggttatttattatttagcgTACATATGTATGTCTAATTCCCTACAGTCACATGCTCGATAAGACTTTCCTGGCcggcggtttttcttggggaCAGAGGGgtggtgattaaaaatttcgtacAGAGCACCAGACTTCCTAAAGCCGGCTCTGCTCTTGATCATTGTATTACGCAACCCAAAAGCGTGCATAATTAATATTACCTACATTAATATCATACATCATTATTGTTCCTTTGAGGAAAGACATTAATCTGCAATTAAGCATCGTGCTAATTCTACGAATATCGCGGAACCCCTTTTAACTTAACGATAACCACAACAATATCTTTAGACGATTTCGAATAATTACAAGTAACTGAATGTTCAGAATTGCTGTTAACTCACTGCTAAAAAAGCGCCTAAAGCAAGACAGGCTTTGgcaaatgattattatttatgatcaTGTTTCTTACAGGTTCAAAATTGCGTTGGACAAAGGGCTTTTAGAGggcaaaacatatttttcccAGATTCCCTGCTAAGTGATCGCATGGACGTTATTTCCAGGAGTCCCAAATGCGCTAGAGACCTGCCCTATTGTGAAGAGGCGGAGGCTTATCCTTACTCTCACATCAAAAGGGTTCTTTAGCGAAATCTGGCGTTAAGGTCTTTGTTCGGGACAGATGAGGTGAGCATAAAGgttataataacaataaaaaaataatataataacaacaatataaGGTTGgctaaaatgatttttttagactCCTACGGAAATAACAAATAGGTGGGATGATGAGGACGAGACGTTCGTCTGTCGTTCAATCAAAAAAACGATCTTCCCAAAAATGGGCGAGACGAATAATGGCAAATGGAAGTTCATCATCAATCAGGATGATGAAAATGGCTTCGTGCAGGGGATTCAGGTGGAATTATGCAGAAAGTTAGTGGCAACTACTACGTTTCGATACTCAACTAATACACTTGATTTTAGTCCGGACAAACCATGTGATATTCCTGGCAGCCTGTCTATGGATTTCGGCTACAGTACATCCTGTCGTCAGAAATATGTCTACAGGAGATTGTTTACATTAGACAACACCGGAGAACCTGTATCAGACTCCTTTAAAATGCCTTCCGCTTGTTGTTGCACCTACAAGCAGAGTTACGAATTTATGAGCAGACTCGGGAAGGGCATTAGTGCTGCAACCCACCAAACCCACCACTCAACATCATAGACTTCTAACTTGTACAATTTATCCCCATAGCTTCGTTATCATAGTTTAAGTTTTGgtacgttaaaaaaaattaaaataaacttaatttgtACGTGGGTTGTATTTCTTTACTAATGAGATTGCTCTATCGTATACTAAGGTTTTGATATCTTTAGAGGTAAGAAAACCGAAGTGGTTGAAGTCTTCATTGTCTACCAAGTGACTGTCCGCTATATTGGGTACAACACATAAGAGAGTTTCTACGTtctaaaaaagtaaaaagggTCATCGTTTGAGAGTACAAATAGCTCAGTATCGTCAATTTCAGACTTATACAGTGAGGACAAAAAGTCTGgaacaatttgatttaaaattcattggtttattttcgaaaaaaacgcTGAGACcccgtcgatttttatttttggctgCGATTTTTCTGACGGTAAATTCCTGTGTACAGGGTAACCAAAAACCAAGTTACGACaacaaacttcattttttcaaatggaaacacttattttatatttcacttttaaattcTACTTCAGATTCTAAGCATGTTTCATGTAGCATTTCCTACACCCAAGCCCAACAGTTATCGAGAAATTCACAATTGAATATCATAAAACGcacttacaaaataaattcatataatCGTACAAAATCCTATACCTAAACtaaacttctttttatttttcgagagttaaagtttgaaattatcaattaaataacaattaatgttttatcactttattaaatgttggaaatgtgttacattatttaattggCAGTAACCTAAATGATCGATAAATTCTTTTTGCACATTTCTAACTATTTCTGGAGTGATTGACCATATTCCTTGAGTAATTCGATGCTTTAGGTCCTCCATGTCAATTGGTTTAGTTTGGAAAACCTTACCTTTGAGGTAACCCTacagaaaaatcgaaaaatcttGGCGACCATTCAATGGTACCCCCTCTGCCAATCTatcggtttttaaaagttttatttagatAAGCACGAACTTCTGCTGAATAATGAGGCGGGGCACCGTCTTGTAACCAAATATTACGGTTGGGCAAATCTGGATTTTCTTCTTCAGGAAATAGTGTAGCAAGGGCTGAAAAAAGATCATCTTCCagaaacttcaaatatcttcGACCAGTTAAATTCCCGTTAAAAAAGATCAATCCTATAATATAACATCACCCACAATTCCACAccacacatttatttttttgtctatacTGTGCATGCCCTTCTCTCATCCAGTTAGGATTTACATCTAACCAATACCGAAAATTTTGCCTGTTGACTTCACCATTCAAGCAAAATGTGGATTCGTCagaataaacaatatttttaacaaatttaggatCTCTCTAAGGCACATTTGTTGTAAAAGTTCACAAAATTGAAGACGCCGCTCACAATCATTTTCATGAAGTTCCTGAAGAACTTGCGTCTTAAATGGATGGTACTTATTCTGATGCAGTACATTTAAAACTGTTCCCTTCGCAATATCCAGGCTTGAAGCTATCATTTTAGAATTAACATGGGGATTTTCTTGAACACTCAATAACACgttcaactttttttcatcaGTAATCGTTGGCCGACCGCTTCTTGGAGTATTTCTAATGTGACCGAGCCGAAGAAACTTGTACTCAATTTTAGTTACTATTGAATGTGAAATTGGCTGgcgattaggatatttttcgTTAAATAAGTGACACATTTCTTCTCGAGCCCTTGCCCTATTGCCATATCCTCTTATAATAAGAATTTCTATCCTCTGTGCCTCAgtgaatttcattttaaaaacataactcaaaataacttatacttattaaatttctacacttaactttaaataatatgaCGATTAACAAAAGAGACGAAGAAAGACGAGCACAAatgttacaataaaaatacttcacaaaataaaaacatttattgagCAAGTTACCAAGGTAACCTCCATGATAACCAAGCTAAGGCAACTTGACTtacaattacattaatttattttgtaagtgCGTTTTATGATATTCAATTGTGAATTTCTCGATAACTGTTGGGCTTGGGTGTAGGAAATGCTACATGAAACATGCTTAGAATCTgaagtagaatttaaaaatgaaatataaaataagtgtttccatttgaaaaaatgaagtttgttGTCGTAACTTGGTTTTTGGTTACCCTGTACACAGGAATTTACCGTCAGAAAAATCGcagccaaaaataaaaatcgacgggGTCTCAgcgtttttttcgaaaataaaccaatgaattttaaatcaaattgttcCAGACTTTTTGTCCTCACTGTATAAGTCTGAAATTGACGATACTGAGCTATTTGTACTCTCAAACGATGAccctttttacttttttagaACGTAGAAACTCTCTTATGTGTTGTACCCAATATAGCGGACAGTCACTTGGTAGACAATGAAGACTTCAACCACTTCGGTTTTCTTACCTCTAAAGATATCAAAACCTTAGTATACGATAGAGCAATCTCATTAGTAAAGAAATACAACCCACGTacaaattaagtttattttaattttttttaacgtacCAAAACTTAAACTATGATAACGAAGCTATGGGGATAAATTGTACAAGTTAGAAGTCTATGATGTTGAGTGGTGGGTTTGGTGGGTTGCAGCACTAATGCCCTTCCCGAGTCTGCTCATAAATTCGTAACTCTGCTTGTAGGTGCAACAACAAGCGGAAGGCATTTTAAAGGAGTCTGATACAGGTTCTCCGGTGTTGTCTAATGTAAACAATCTCCTGTAGACATATTTCTGACGACAGGATGTACTGTAGCCGAAATCCATAGACAGGCTGCCAGGAATATCACATGGTTTGTCCGGACTAAAATCAAGTGTATTAGTTGAGTATCGAAACGTAGTAGTTGCCACTAACTTTCTGCATAATTCCACCTGAATCCCCTGCACGAAGCCATTTTCATCATCCTGATTGATGATGAACTTCCATTTGCCATTATTCGTCTCGCCCATTTTTGGGAAGATCGTTTTTTTGATTGAACGACAGACGAACGTCTCGTCCTCATCATCCCACCTATTTGTTATTTCCGTAGGagtctaaaaaaatcattttagcCAACCttatattgttgttattatattatttttttattgttattataacCTTTATGCTCACCTCATCTGTCCCGAACAAAGACCTTAACGCCAGATTTCGCTAAAGAACCCTTTTGATGTGAGAGTAAGGATAAGCCTCCGCCTCTTCACAATAGGGCAGGTCTCTAGCGCATTTGGGACTCCTGGAAATAACGTCCATGCGATCACTTAGCAGGGAATCTgggaaaaatatgttttgccCTCTAAAAGCCCTTTGTCCAACGCAATTTTGAACCTGTAAGAAACAtgatcataaataataatcatttgcCAAAGCCTGTCTTGCTTTAGGCGCTTTTTTAGCAGTGAGTTAACAGCAATTCTGAACATTCAGTTACTTGTAATTATTCGAAATCGTCTAAAGATATTGTTGTGGTTATCGTTAAGTTAAAAGGGGTTCCGCGATATTCGTAGAATTAGCACGATGCTTAATTGCAGATTAATGTCTTTCCTCAAAGGAACAATAATGATGTATGATATTAATGTAGGTAATATTAATTATGCACGCTTTTGGGTTGCGTAATACAATGATCAAGAGCAGAGCCGGCCTTAGGAAGTCTGGTGCTCTgtacgaaatttttaatcaccacCCCTCTGTCCCCAAGGAAAACCGCCGGCCAGGAAAGTCTTATCGGGCATGTGACTGTAGGGAATTAGACATACATATGTAcgctaaataataaataacctATAAATCGGATTGCAGATACTTTTTTTGTTGGGAAAGGATTATTTGACTGTTTTGCCTCATCTTTGCCAAAAATCTCTTTTAGGGCCTAGTTTTCTTCCAAGACTCTTTTGACTATATCATGGGGATAGGTCTCAGCCTCCACGTAAACCGCAAATCTGTACTCACTTTGTGAGTTGATTTACGACTATGGAGACGAAgaactgtatatttttagtGTTAAAATTGGCATTGCAATAATGGATTGCCAACTTCTctggaaattgaaattcttattaaaGTCATCAAGTAATACCTGATGACAGAGATCTGTGCTGGTCGAACTGATCTGTAAGAATAAGGTAAAACCACGAAAAATACTTACAAAAATGATCATCGACATCCagatacacatttttttccacgTTTCCATGTCGGTAACTATATAAATCTATAGACAAATTATGCTTTTCTTCTTTGCTTCAACTTCACTCGCACGACACACTTTAAAGATGAAACTGATTCTTTAGGTAACTATTCTGgtaattgttaattttcttatagGATCTAATTTGGACAAACGAATTTAATTTCAGCTAAAAACGTGACCGACTATAGAAGGAAGTTAactgaaaatatacaaaaccTTACTTCATGACGGTGCCAATTCCTTTAAGCCGTAAGGATGTTTAAGGAGCATGAAGGGCCAGTCACTTTTATGGTCGCAATAAAGCTCGTCCTTCGATATTTAGATTCCACAAAAAATCACTAGGTGCTTTAACACGAACCAACAAAAGTTAAATTGGCCTGTAAATTTAgacagagtgtttcataatgatatataaaaaattcagatagTGAATCTGTTGACGATTTTAAGGagaaaagttcctataaacatataACTACACTACAAACCATATTATTTGCCCCAGTGAGAAAAgaattgacaaaaaataataaattatttttcgtactaaatgaaaaaactcGTATAAACGGTATGGTCCCATACGCAGAACGTGCTTTATGAGGAGGGATGGGGGGTCAGGGTGGTGGACTTTCTGTCGCGCAAGGGGAgtgctaattaaaaatttcgccccgAGCGTCAAACTTGCTAAAACCGGCCCTGTTCGTACCAAGCTAAAGATTATATAGAGTTTTCTCATCATGGCTAATATTCGATCTCGCTTTTTGGCATACTGGCGGTCCGTTACctacaataattaaatgcaTAATTATTGTTGCAAAAAAATGGACCACGTTCATAATATATCGATAGTGGAACTGGGGCCAATTCACTCAATAATGTCGTATGAAGAAAAGAACAAGATACATATAAAGTGTCCTAGAAACATTGATACCAACGAGTATAGCGTGCTGATGGGTAAATTATtatcagtattttttaattctctagaTTTGGAATAAATgccataatttttcatttacaaGCTTCAAATTGTTCCGGGGGGAAGGGGGAATTGGATTCTATAAGACACTCGCGACGTCACCTATCAACGAGCTTGgaacagatattttttatgaatttatcatACCCCTTTAGGAACAATTTTAAACTGATAAGTCAGAAACTATGAGACTATTCCAATTctatttacaatttacaaaattgggTGGGTGGTTGAAATGCGCGGCATAAACTTACCGACACATCCACTATACAGGGCAATCTCTAAGGGTGCTCTGATATTTAACGAGCTGATTCTCTATATTGTTCTAAGacgaaaatgttatataaacatatgtcctaaAATGAGTCGTTTCCGAGATATAGAGTATTAAATGTtaacaaacataaaatattttacttcatattttcaaaatagcgcaagatattttattcaaacttaGTATACGTTCACAGTAGTTCAACTAGTGTATTTCCTTTCTATTTACAGAAAAATGCTGTAATCATAGATGTGCGTAAGGGTTACCATGTTAATTGTTATAGGAGAATGGAGGTCTTATAGGGGAATGgtgatattttccaaattgggTACATTATAGCAGTTGTTGAAAATGATTATCATATACCATAATGCAAGCGTTTATCCTTTTTCTCACGTTTAAAACTACCAGGGATATTGCGAATTACCTCACACGACTCCACTATACGATGTCTTAGATGCTTTACAGTATTGACTGGTGTAGAGTAAactaatgtttttaaatgttcccatagaaaataatctaaaggATTCAATTCCGAGGATCTGGGTGGTCATGAATGATTTTGGTCTACTGTTCCTCGACCTACCCAGTGACCTGGATATTTGCGATCCAGATATTCCCTAGCTATGAGACTGAAATGGGCTGGAGACCCATCATGCATAAATAAGTGATTTTGATCAAGATCGGCACATCTTCAAGCAAGATTAGCAGTtcatattcaataaaatgaagATAGGTGTTTTCGTCAAGTCGTGGTGGAAGAAAAATAGTCCAATAAAGAAATCTCCGATAATGCTAGCCCAGATATTTACGGAAAACTGATGGTGGTGATGAATTTCTACCATAGCGTAAATTTTCTTCAGCTATACagcagggtgtttcaaaatagtatgtcataaatttaaggggtgattttatgattgattttgagaaaaaagtttatatgaacctgGGTCTGTTTTCGCTTTCTGCCTGAAATATAGGGCCTTAAAGTTtgctatatatatatattttttttaataagtccgGATTtacactaaatatttttatcaaacttggtgAGCGTAAGTTAGGTGTAGAAACTCTTagaagtagaaaattttttaagacaaaaacgaatttttaaatttaaacagagTTTGCCCACAAGGCCATGACCcttgttattttttgtgaaaaatatgttacaccgctgatttaaaaaaaaaaataataattttattaattctagttctttttgttacaaaaatggtttcttgaattttctttgtagcatcaaaatgttttcaaacaacaaacggattagtttacattttatgttataataaCGACCAAATTAgttataataatacataatttatagcaatttataacaatcattcagacaaaaaaaattaaatgagttgctgaaaatgtcctccGCCTGCAAGGATACATGTCTCAACCCTTTTTCTCATATTATCTCGcactctttgaaaaattcctggagTATTTCTAATAGTGTTACAAGAAACTATTATGCGATTTCTTAGATCTTCCACACTATCTATTGGAGTGCTGTAAACCAGAGTTTTAAGATGATCTCATAGGAAAAAGTCCAAACTGTTTAAATCAAGAGACCGAGGAGGCCATGATTGTGGTCCACCACGACCTATTCACCGGTTGTTAAATGAACTATTTAAATGTTCTCTTGCTTCAACACTGAAATGAGGTGGTGCACCGTCATGCATGAACCATATTCTGCTTCTCGTTAAAAGCGGAATTTCTTCAAGTAATAAGGGCAAGTCATCTTTTAGAAATCGACTGTAAGTATTACCGTTTAATCTATTTGACAGAAAAAATGGCCCAATCAAGTGATCAGCAATTATTCCAGCCCATACATTAACTGAAAATTGCACTTGATGATGGGATTTCTTAATTGCGTGCGGTTTTTCCTCCAATAGTGattattgtgaaaatttcTGATAGAATTTCTTGAAAAGCTAGCTTCGTCAGTAAACATTATTTCATTACTGAATAGAGGATATAGTGCAATCTTCTGCAAAAGTCATTGGCAGAAACTAGTTCTCATAGGAAAATCACAAGGAAGTAAAACTTGGACGTGCTTAATATGATACGGatacaataaaaaagtgtGTAGAATTTTCCATACCAGAACATGCGAAATATTCAATTGATTTCCTATTTTTCTAGTACTCAATTCAGGATTTTCTTCTACTAAATTTGTAACTGCTTTTTCGGTTTCTGGAGTTCGAACAGTTCGAGGGACACCTTTTCAATGGTTGTTAGGTTTAAAAGTACCAGTTTCCCTTAATCTCCTATGGACGTCGGAGAATGTACGTCTATCTGGCGTGACTCTATTTGGGAAGCGTTCTTGATATAATCGGGCAGCTTCTACTGCGCTGCCATCAGTAAGGCTATAAATTAAATGGATATTTGCCAAGTCCGTATTAGTAAAATTAaccgttttattttgaaaataacaataaatgtgaatgcaatttaagaaaaaaagcgAGAACCCTTGCGAGAACTGTCAAACTAAATAACCAACAAATTATTACCCCTTAAAGTCAGCCTactagataattttaaaatccggTTTTCAACAAAGTaagaaattacaaatacatattttatttcaatttttttgcatcaaaACATTTGATGttacaaagaaaatttaagagatcatttttataataaaaagaactagaattaagaaaacgatttttattttttgaaaaatcagtggcgtagtatatttttcacaaaaaataaccAGGGTCATGGCCTTTGGGGCGccactgtttaaatttaaaatttcatttttgtcttaaaaGACGTGTTTCTACACTAACCTACTTACGCCcaccaagtttgataaaaatatttagtgtaAGTCCGggcttattaaaaaaaaacaaaaaaatatagcaaactTTAAGGCCCTATATTTCAGGcagaaagcgaaaacggacctaggttcatataaacttttttctcaaaatcaatcatagaatcaccccttaaatttatgacatactattctgaaacaccctgtatatggttgttgtgaaaattttgaatagaattTCAGAAAAAGTATACCTCATCGGTAAAAAGAGTAAATCTAATAAACagcaaattttcttttattgtcTGATTTAGCCGTTGACAAAAATGTTATCGTTAAATATAATACAATCAACTGGAAGTAATGATTGCACCCTCTGTATGTGATTTGGATATAACTGGTcaactttgaaaattcttaaGGCTGTTTGATGACTGATATTTAATGTAACACCAATTTTTCTAGTACTTATTTCAAGATGAAcagttgttttattaaaaacggTTTTTTTCTAGTTCTGGTGTTCTCACTGTTTTAAGTTTCCCACcaatattaaaactatttgcCAAAGTTTTAGTTTTGCAAAACCGTTAATTAATTctaacaaacatttttgtacACGGTGTATTGTTGAGAGGATTTTTCCTGATAAATATGACGCGCTTCAGCTGTATTACCATTAGTAAGGCCAGAGGCAAAATGCATTTATGCCATCTTTTGATTCGTTAATGTAGGCAAAAATTCTTATGAGCACAATTTGACTAAGACGTTGGcttaaaaaacttttgaaatcGCGGATCACGATTAAAAGCGACacgaaattgtaaaaatgacAACGGAGTACGTGCGTAACACTTCATTTGTTTTGCGTGGCCAACTTTATCTCTTtaacaaatttgttattatttttggcataaattttctatggggtttattttatttttttgctcaaaacgACTTATCGTATCAAAAAAATGCTAGAGAAAtttttggtgtaatttgaatcggtcatttaaaaaatgtatctaatTTGGAACATAATAGTGGCGTATCCCCCATTTCCCTATAAGAATTAACATGGAAACCCTTATGCATGTCTATGATTAgagcatttttctttaaatacaaAGGAAATGCACTGGTTGAACTACTATGGGCGTATACtaagtttgaataaaatattttgtgccATTTCGAAAAtgtgaagaaaaatgttttatgattattaatatttaacaccttatacagggtgtccggaaattagaggtaaatatttcaagggatGATTGTATGACCAAAAATATGTAGGAAACCTCATATAAGCATAGGTCGGCAAATGGACCCTAAGAGAGCTAGACCCTTTTAAAAGGTGAAGcctgaaaatggttttttatcGATATATTCTAAACAGTTTGAAgtaaagttatgaaattttgaaagttaactcggatttttatagtaaattacaaaacttaaacgacatttaaaaatctagtTTAGATGTGTGTTAAACAGGGCCGGCTTAATCTATTTTAAGCCCTAACTTTTGTGATTCTaacttttcctacattttGACTACATGAACTGAAAAAGAATGGTTTTCTAGattaaaaaggtactttttgtCGACTTCGAAATAAGGCCTCGTTTTCGAgtaatatcgattttaaatagcaTATGTAAAGTGTCATGtaacgtgaaaaaaaaaactttttaaaaagaattaatttatgtttggaACTAGAAGGAGATcattttgagacatttttataaaataaaataaataaataaattattatttacttaattaatttaattaattaatttttcacgttACATGACACATTGCACAtactatttaaaatcgatatttctcgaaaacgaggCCTTATTTCGAAGTCGacaaaaagtacctttttaatctagaaaaccatgctttttcaatttatgtagtcaaaatgtaggaaaaattacaataaaaaaagttagggcTTAAAATGGCCTAAGCCGGCCCTGTTTAACACACATCtatataagatttttaaatttcgtttaagtgttttaatttatcataaaaatctgagttaacagttcaaatttcataactttacctcaaaccgtttcgaatatatcgataaaaaatcatattcagGGTTCACCTTTTAAAAGGGTCTAGCTCCCTTAGGGTCCATTTGTCgacttatgtttatatgaggttttctatatatttttggtcatacaatcatcccttaaaatatttacctctaatttccggacaccctgtatctcggaaacgacTCATTTTAGGACATAcgtttatataacattttcgtTTTAGTACAATATAGAGAATTAACTCCTTAAATATCGGAGCAGCCTTAGGGACCGTCCTGTatatcatttttctaaaatcctAAACCAATAAGAGGAAACGCACCTGTTGGCACAAAatcattttgacatttttgccGAAGGTGGCTTTGTAA
This DNA window, taken from Euwallacea similis isolate ESF13 chromosome 5, ESF131.1, whole genome shotgun sequence, encodes the following:
- the LOC136408918 gene encoding LOW QUALITY PROTEIN: protein spaetzle-like (The sequence of the model RefSeq protein was modified relative to this genomic sequence to represent the inferred CDS: substituted 1 base at 1 genomic stop codon) — encoded protein: MDVISRSPKCARDLPYCEEAEAYPYSHIKRVLXRNLALRSLFGTDETPTEITNRWDDEDETFVCRSIKKTIFPKMGETNNGKWKFIINQDDENGFVQGIQVELCRNPDKPCDIPGSLSMDFGYSTSCRQKYVYRRLFTLDNTGEPVSDSFKMPSACCCTYKQSYEFMSRLGKGISAATHQTHHSTS